Proteins from a genomic interval of Lacticaseibacillus pabuli:
- a CDS encoding GNAT family N-acetyltransferase, with amino-acid sequence MADKKLVIGSEPWQRAASCYVRMRVFVLERGIAIKDEFDQNDVPGVTYVVIYDGETPVATGRFLREDEDSGRLTRIATLADYRGQHLGSQVVTALERYAQNQHVRHLEIHAEATAISFYERLGYKTISPVYDEDGVPCRKMARDL; translated from the coding sequence ATGGCGGATAAGAAACTGGTCATTGGTAGTGAACCTTGGCAGCGCGCCGCCAGTTGCTATGTCCGGATGCGTGTCTTTGTTCTTGAACGCGGCATTGCCATTAAGGACGAGTTCGATCAAAACGATGTGCCTGGGGTGACTTACGTGGTCATTTATGATGGGGAGACGCCCGTTGCGACAGGACGTTTTTTGCGTGAGGATGAGGATTCTGGCAGACTGACGCGGATTGCCACACTTGCCGACTATCGTGGTCAGCATTTGGGTAGCCAAGTGGTCACTGCACTGGAACGTTACGCGCAAAACCAACATGTTCGTCACCTGGAAATTCACGCGGAGGCCACGGCCATTTCATTTTATGAACGCCTAGGTTATAAGACGATTTCACCCGTGTATGACGAGGATGGCGTGCCATGTCGCAAGATGGCACGGGATTTGTAA
- a CDS encoding GNAT family N-acetyltransferase has translation MIIRQATAADGVQVAPLINIVFDEMEIPSLMKMADKDVFAVFADAFKEAPYRYSYAHTVVAEEDGEILGIAVGYPGSDEAHIDDAFQPYLHRLGIPEDEKLFTWPETFPGDWYLDTLAVKESAQHRGIGSQLLDDTTRRAKEAGLHHVGLCCDLENPKAQALYERHGFVDDGRVQIFDHMYRHMSKQVD, from the coding sequence ATGATTATCCGACAAGCAACCGCAGCCGATGGGGTGCAGGTGGCGCCACTGATTAATATCGTATTTGACGAGATGGAAATTCCTTCCCTGATGAAGATGGCCGACAAGGACGTTTTTGCTGTCTTCGCGGACGCATTTAAGGAAGCGCCATACCGCTACAGTTACGCGCATACCGTTGTGGCCGAGGAGGATGGCGAAATTCTTGGCATCGCGGTTGGCTATCCTGGCAGTGATGAGGCGCACATTGATGACGCCTTTCAGCCCTACCTGCACCGCTTGGGTATTCCCGAAGATGAGAAGCTGTTCACGTGGCCGGAAACCTTCCCGGGTGACTGGTACCTGGATACACTGGCTGTTAAAGAATCAGCGCAACATCGTGGCATTGGCAGTCAGCTGCTAGATGACACCACACGCCGCGCTAAAGAAGCAGGCTTGCATCACGTCGGTTTGTGCTGTGACCTTGAGAACCCGAAAGCACAAGCGTTATACGAACGCCATGGCTTTGTTGATGACGGTCGTGTGCAGATTTTTGACCACATGTACCGCCACATGAGCAAGCAGGTAGACTAA